In Anaerolineales bacterium, the following proteins share a genomic window:
- a CDS encoding DUF4160 domain-containing protein — MPVVLRVAGFKFFFYQADVANEPPHVHVIREGNEAKFWLDPVRVAREGRFRKSDLRGIERIIEDNLEFLLNAWKEEKSKHVNG; from the coding sequence ATGCCCGTTGTCCTTCGCGTTGCTGGCTTCAAATTTTTCTTCTATCAAGCGGACGTGGCAAATGAACCTCCTCATGTTCACGTTATCAGAGAAGGAAACGAAGCCAAATTCTGGCTTGACCCTGTAAGAGTTGCGCGCGAAGGCAGATTTCGAAAAAGTGACTTGCGTGGCATCGAGCGGATCATCGAAGATAATTTGGAGTTTCTCTTGAACGCCTGGAAAGAGGAGAAGAGCAAACATGTTAACGGTTAA